A genomic stretch from Nocardia wallacei includes:
- a CDS encoding DUF2293 domain-containing protein, producing MSKLRRRVVEAAEAVLARQQYVSAIDVFTGVGWVHSSHVDRWRQGRADSLEQLAAVDGRRLGDAVDILRDWAHDRGLTASETAYMSGTRDRQPLRFLTEGDDAAFRMHWLSGDLSAARREQLVRRQNKAPDLVVVEAQEEWTCVECGETGPHLIMSTAGSLCLTCADLDHLEFLPAGDAALSRRAKKESTLAAVVMRFNRRRRRYERQGILVEEAALARAEEQCLADEDLRARRRDRDRVRRAAQDVEFQARMAAEIVRLFPRCPADRADEIAAHAAVRGSGRVGRSAAAKLLDPEAITLAVIASVRHRDTDYDRLLMDGVPRMDARTAIRPALDRVLESWRLRD from the coding sequence GTGTCGAAACTGCGGCGGCGGGTGGTCGAGGCGGCGGAGGCGGTGCTGGCCCGGCAGCAGTACGTGTCCGCGATCGATGTGTTCACCGGTGTGGGCTGGGTGCATTCGAGTCACGTGGATCGGTGGCGGCAGGGCCGGGCGGATTCGCTGGAGCAACTCGCCGCCGTGGACGGGCGGCGGCTCGGTGACGCGGTGGACATCCTCCGCGACTGGGCGCACGACCGGGGCCTGACCGCCAGCGAGACCGCGTACATGTCGGGCACCCGGGATCGGCAGCCGCTGCGGTTCCTCACCGAGGGCGACGACGCCGCGTTCCGGATGCATTGGCTGTCGGGCGATCTCAGCGCCGCCCGGCGCGAGCAGTTGGTCCGGCGGCAGAACAAGGCGCCGGATCTGGTGGTGGTCGAAGCGCAGGAGGAGTGGACCTGCGTCGAATGCGGCGAAACCGGACCGCATCTGATCATGTCCACCGCCGGCTCGCTCTGCCTGACCTGCGCCGACCTCGACCACCTGGAGTTCTTGCCCGCCGGGGACGCGGCGCTGAGCCGGCGGGCCAAGAAGGAGAGCACCCTGGCCGCGGTCGTGATGCGCTTCAACAGGCGCCGCCGCCGCTACGAGCGGCAGGGCATCCTGGTCGAGGAGGCCGCGCTCGCCCGCGCCGAGGAGCAGTGCCTGGCCGACGAGGACCTGCGGGCCCGACGCCGCGACCGCGACCGGGTCCGGCGCGCCGCGCAGGACGTCGAATTCCAGGCCCGGATGGCGGCGGAGATCGTGCGCCTGTTTCCCCGCTGCCCCGCCGACCGCGCCGACGAGATCGCCGCCCACGCCGCGGTCCGCGGCAGCGGTCGCGTGGGCCGCAGCGCCGCCGCCAAGCTCCTCGACCCGGAGGCCATCACCCTCGCCGTCATCGCCTCCGTCCGCCACCGCGACACCGACTACGACCGTCTCCTCATGGACGGTGTCCCCCGCATGGACGCCCGCACCGCTATCCGCCCGGCCCTCGACCGCGTCCTGGAATCCTGGCGACTGCGGGACTGA
- a CDS encoding phosphotransferase family protein gives MPGGRAMAAEPESDPGRRRQLTTSARDLDDLTGRLTEWLGARLGCDSPPRITGASRPQAGGMSSSSVLFDAEWEVDGRAASGSYVVRMAPEEGSFPVFETYDLATQYAVMSGVAEHSDVPVPPLCWLEPDDSVLGAPFFVMRRVDGRIPEDNPPYVFVGWLFDATPEQRLRLTRNTVDIIARIHAIPDPAAKFPVLDGPGSALRRHVDAQRAWYRWALADDGYRIPLLERTFDWLEAHWPADPGPDVLNWGDARPGNIIYRDFDPVAVLDWEMAALGPREIDIAWIIFIHRFFQDLAVRFDQPGLPDYLRRDDVVRHYEQRTGHTVRDLDWYVIYAALRHGIVMARIKRRMIHFGEDTDTDDRDDYVMHRPSLEALLAGTYDWD, from the coding sequence ATGCCAGGAGGACGCGCCATGGCGGCCGAGCCCGAATCCGACCCCGGCCGACGACGGCAGCTGACCACCAGCGCCCGCGACCTCGACGACCTGACCGGCCGCCTCACCGAGTGGCTGGGCGCGCGGCTGGGCTGCGACTCCCCGCCGCGGATCACCGGCGCGTCTCGTCCGCAGGCGGGTGGCATGTCGAGTTCATCGGTGCTGTTCGACGCGGAATGGGAGGTGGACGGCCGGGCCGCAAGCGGTTCGTACGTGGTGCGCATGGCGCCCGAGGAGGGGTCGTTCCCGGTCTTCGAGACCTACGATCTCGCCACCCAGTACGCGGTCATGTCCGGCGTGGCCGAGCACAGCGATGTGCCGGTGCCGCCGCTATGCTGGCTCGAGCCCGACGACTCGGTGCTCGGCGCGCCGTTCTTCGTGATGCGTCGGGTCGACGGGCGAATCCCCGAGGACAACCCGCCGTACGTGTTCGTCGGCTGGTTGTTCGACGCGACGCCCGAGCAACGGCTGCGGCTGACCCGCAACACCGTCGACATCATCGCCCGGATCCACGCCATCCCCGACCCGGCCGCGAAGTTTCCCGTGCTGGACGGGCCGGGTTCGGCACTGCGCCGCCACGTCGACGCACAGCGCGCCTGGTATCGGTGGGCGCTGGCCGACGACGGATACCGAATTCCGCTGCTGGAGCGGACCTTCGACTGGCTGGAGGCGCACTGGCCCGCCGATCCGGGTCCGGACGTGCTCAACTGGGGCGACGCCCGGCCGGGCAATATCATCTACCGCGACTTCGACCCGGTCGCCGTCCTCGACTGGGAGATGGCCGCGCTCGGGCCGCGCGAGATCGATATCGCCTGGATCATCTTCATCCACCGCTTCTTCCAGGATCTCGCCGTCCGCTTCGATCAGCCCGGCCTGCCCGACTACCTGCGCCGCGACGACGTGGTGCGCCACTACGAGCAGCGCACCGGCCACACCGTGCGCGATCTGGACTGGTACGTGATCTACGCCGCGCTGCGGCACGGGATCGTGATGGCCCGCATCAAGCGCCGGATGATCCATTTCGGCGAGGACACCGACACCGACGACCGCGACGACTACGTCATGCACCGGCCGAGCCTGGAGGCCCTGCTCGCCGGCACCTACGACTGGGATTGA
- a CDS encoding DoxX family protein has translation MGAIATAAEPVAAQSEAEDRPHRGWHPATRIAFRFTFLYFGLFCLVYPQPVYEFVGWFGTWLPDEAVLWQVRVLEPALTWVGRTVFGADVRLHFNGSGDQGIFWVLLFCLLVIAVAGTLIWTLLDRRAEYRRLSGWFLLFLRLCVAGQMVNYGLAKVIPTQMPAPALTTLLEPYGNQPPFAVLWNQVGVSPVYEILLGSAELLAGLLLFLPRTAVLGTMLTLVSMAQVFLLNMTFGVPVKILSGHLLLMSLVLLAPEARRLTEALVLNRATGPSAAPYPFRTVRSRRIAAGIQIALGIWVTASVAHFSWGYWQDSGPDRPKPALYGIWSVSEFTRDGQPVPPLLTDENRWRTVVVDYPGMISYQRMDGTMVTVPGNVDAATRRMELTGGPQQPAALTFEQPAPDRAVLTGELGGHPVTIALQRVDPDAFPLRSTKFQWVQDAPAE, from the coding sequence GTGGGCGCAATCGCGACAGCGGCGGAACCGGTGGCGGCGCAATCGGAGGCCGAGGACCGACCGCACCGCGGCTGGCATCCGGCGACGCGGATCGCGTTCCGGTTCACCTTCCTGTACTTCGGACTGTTCTGCCTGGTCTATCCGCAGCCGGTGTACGAATTCGTGGGCTGGTTCGGCACCTGGCTGCCGGACGAGGCGGTGCTGTGGCAGGTGCGCGTGCTGGAGCCCGCGCTGACCTGGGTGGGCCGCACGGTCTTCGGCGCCGACGTGCGCCTGCACTTCAACGGCAGCGGCGATCAGGGCATCTTCTGGGTGCTGCTGTTCTGCCTGCTGGTGATCGCGGTGGCGGGCACGCTGATCTGGACGCTGCTGGATCGCCGCGCGGAGTACCGGCGGCTGTCGGGCTGGTTCCTGCTGTTCCTGCGGTTGTGCGTGGCCGGGCAGATGGTGAACTACGGTCTGGCCAAGGTGATTCCGACCCAGATGCCGGCGCCGGCGCTGACGACGCTGCTGGAGCCGTACGGCAATCAGCCACCCTTCGCGGTGCTGTGGAACCAGGTCGGGGTGTCGCCGGTGTACGAGATCCTGCTCGGCTCGGCGGAACTGCTGGCGGGGCTGCTGCTGTTCCTCCCGCGCACCGCGGTGCTCGGCACGATGCTGACGCTGGTCAGCATGGCGCAGGTGTTTCTGCTGAACATGACCTTCGGGGTGCCGGTGAAGATCCTGTCCGGGCATCTGCTGCTGATGAGCCTGGTCCTGCTGGCCCCGGAGGCGCGCCGGTTGACCGAGGCGCTGGTGCTGAACCGCGCGACCGGCCCGTCCGCCGCGCCGTATCCGTTCCGGACGGTCCGGTCCCGGCGGATCGCCGCGGGCATCCAAATTGCGCTCGGGATCTGGGTGACAGCCTCGGTCGCGCACTTCAGCTGGGGGTACTGGCAGGACAGCGGCCCGGACCGGCCGAAGCCGGCGCTCTACGGCATCTGGTCGGTGTCGGAGTTCACCCGGGACGGGCAGCCGGTGCCGCCACTGCTCACCGACGAGAACCGTTGGCGCACCGTGGTGGTCGACTATCCCGGCATGATCAGCTACCAGCGCATGGACGGCACCATGGTGACCGTCCCCGGAAATGTCGACGCCGCGACGCGACGCATGGAACTCACCGGCGGACCACAGCAACCGGCCGCGCTCACCTTCGAACAGCCCGCCCCCGACCGGGCCGTACTGACCGGCGAGCTGGGCGGACACCCGGTGACCATCGCACTGCAGCGCGTCGACCCCGACGCTTTCCCGTTGCGCAGCACGAAGTTCCAGTGGGTGCAGGACGCGCCCGCCGAGTGA
- a CDS encoding alpha/beta hydrolase codes for MRRGVFRILVALSASVLAAAPVAHADPPYRPVGVVETVFSQRGPWPVTAQPGFGCCDATGAAFDVWYPANLGAAGIRHPIITWGDGTNAVPRQYTHLLEHLASWGFVVVATQNRNTGSGAEIISAARYLIDAAADPASVFHDRLDTGAVGAIGHSQGATGVLNALADSGGLIRTAVPLELPAQAFCKDAARCADTRRLGGGSVLFVNGADDALISPSHQPPWQPAGLQSNRAYYDAVPASVTKAWGTLVRANHNDVQGQPDCASASTPCTTGVFGYLGYPTAWLVAQLRGDAYALGAFTPGSGEFYQPNPNWANQVGAAAR; via the coding sequence ATGCGACGAGGCGTCTTCCGGATCCTGGTGGCCCTGTCCGCGTCGGTGCTGGCCGCGGCGCCGGTCGCGCACGCCGATCCGCCCTATCGGCCGGTCGGGGTGGTGGAGACGGTGTTCTCCCAGCGCGGCCCGTGGCCGGTCACCGCGCAGCCCGGTTTCGGCTGCTGCGACGCCACCGGCGCCGCCTTCGACGTCTGGTACCCGGCGAACCTGGGCGCGGCCGGGATACGGCATCCGATCATCACCTGGGGTGACGGCACCAACGCCGTGCCCCGCCAGTACACACACCTGCTCGAGCACCTGGCGTCCTGGGGTTTCGTGGTGGTCGCCACGCAGAACCGCAATACCGGGTCCGGGGCCGAGATCATCAGCGCAGCAAGGTATCTGATCGATGCCGCGGCCGATCCGGCCAGCGTCTTCCACGACCGGCTCGATACCGGCGCGGTCGGCGCGATCGGCCACTCGCAGGGGGCGACCGGCGTGCTCAACGCCCTGGCGGACTCCGGTGGGCTGATCAGAACCGCTGTCCCGCTGGAACTTCCGGCGCAGGCGTTCTGCAAGGACGCTGCCCGGTGTGCCGACACCCGCAGGCTCGGCGGCGGTTCGGTGTTGTTCGTCAACGGCGCCGACGACGCGCTGATCTCGCCGTCGCACCAGCCACCGTGGCAACCGGCGGGTTTGCAGTCCAACCGCGCCTACTACGACGCCGTGCCCGCCTCGGTGACCAAGGCGTGGGGAACGCTGGTGCGCGCCAACCACAACGATGTCCAGGGCCAGCCGGACTGCGCCTCGGCCTCGACGCCGTGCACCACCGGCGTCTTCGGCTATCTCGGATATCCCACGGCCTGGCTGGTGGCGCAGCTGCGGGGCGATGCCTACGCGCTCGGCGCCTTCACTCCGGGATCCGGCGAGTTCTATCAGCCGAATCCCAACTGGGCCAATCAGGTCGGCGCGGCGGCCCGCTGA
- a CDS encoding PPOX class F420-dependent oxidoreductase, with product MTAELSDELKKHLDNEKVFATMATIGRDGQPHLTVNWIERDGDELLYSTTVSRQQYKNLARDPRITVLINPPETPYLYAQIRGTVTITPDPAREMPDRLSLKYTGKPYAEFNPASATDADRVIVRITPTKVLGRF from the coding sequence GTGACAGCCGAACTTTCCGACGAACTGAAGAAGCACCTCGACAACGAGAAGGTGTTCGCCACGATGGCCACGATCGGCCGCGACGGTCAGCCGCACCTCACCGTCAACTGGATCGAACGTGACGGCGACGAACTGCTGTACTCCACCACGGTGTCGCGGCAGCAGTACAAGAATCTCGCCCGCGACCCCCGGATCACCGTCCTGATCAACCCGCCCGAGACGCCGTACCTGTACGCGCAGATCCGCGGCACGGTCACCATCACGCCGGACCCGGCGCGCGAGATGCCGGACCGGTTGTCGCTGAAGTACACGGGCAAGCCGTACGCCGAGTTCAACCCGGCCTCCGCGACGGACGCCGACCGCGTGATCGTGCGCATCACCCCGACCAAGGTGCTCGGCCGCTTCTGA